In the Topomyia yanbarensis strain Yona2022 chromosome 3, ASM3024719v1, whole genome shotgun sequence genome, one interval contains:
- the LOC131693165 gene encoding uncharacterized protein LOC131693165, producing MEDKKLHPSKSTLSAAINSIHSYHSSLQSNTTLQNAFQDHHSTGQGTHLNSIDSRLLEMDMKINRLEYTFQEAFTRMEQHLEQCYQAIEQVNESIVKLTRKDPALEEQNVVVNVKLGGKEIKLTRNPGSKAESLTEKILTSSSSETSGKEDQSRLGSVFSKLKHRMKNAFSVPCIVTPIFEIYPAKVFSKTTK from the exons ATGGAAGATAAAAAGCTACACCCATCAAAATCAACCCTATCAGCAGCAATCAATTCTATCCACTCTTACCACTCTAGCTTGCAGAGCAACACGACTCTGCAAAACGCATTTCAGGATCACCACAGTACTGGACAGGGCACCCACCTCAACTCGATCGATTCCCGCCTGCTGGAAATGGATATGAAAATAAATCGCCTCGAATACACCTTCCAGGAAGCATTCACGAGGATGGAGCAGCACCTGGAACAATGTTACCAAGCGATCGAACAAGTCAACGAATCAATAGTCAAGCTGACGCGAAAAGATCCCGCTCTGGAGGAACAGAATGTTGTTGTTAATGTGAAATTAGGAGGGAAAGAAATTAAATTAACTAGAAATCCAGGATCGAAAGCGGAAtcattaactgaaaaaatcttgACCAGTTCATCGTCGGAAACAAGTGGAAAAGAAGATCAGTCACGATTAGGAAGTGTTTTCTCTAAACTGAAACATCGGATGAAAAACG CTTTCAGTGTTCCTTGCATCGTAACACCAATCTTCGAGATCTATCCGGCAAAAGTGTTCTCCAAAACAACAAAGTAG